A genomic stretch from Sphingobacterium sp. ML3W includes:
- a CDS encoding ABC transporter permease — translation MLKIYIKTAWRSLKSQRFFSLIKIGGFAFSIAICMLIVLYVKHELSYDKFYKDSNLLFRVVGVINKDNTVLKGLSLPAPAGATLKEEFPEIIASGRLLTNPLFGAGTNQVATTGNAELFSEEGFCFADQAIMDFFPTKTIFGSLSHALDNPKTIVITKRKAAKLFKGNPIGKRIYLNNEKSNEYSITAVIDDIPTNSNLYGFDFFMTLSGHEPYEGEKLNWLASNYTTYFKVREGTDIQQLEKKITKSYIQDHYKPAMIKAGMTVNEEIWNTARMTLQPLEKIHLYSNDVQTHKIESQNRGDIRLVYIFGGIATFILIIAMINFINLSTANAATRAKEVGVRKTIGSGRKALIIQFMTESFLYSGISIAFALFFAVILLPFFNQIAGKSLVFPWTTWYFIPTLFIFGLLIAIVSGIYPAMYLSKFKPIAVLKGNLNLKSSRNWFRNGLVIFQFATSIILIIGTLVINQQIKYILNRDLGFNKEQVLILRGTGTLDGKQRLLKNELKELSSVASVSIGDYLPVTMDGVKRNGNSFWNDGRQNQDVGVGGQNWIVDDDYISTFGIKILEGRNFNMNMPTDSAAIIVNQKMVKELNIKNPIGAKIRNYATYTIIAVVEDFIFGNMRNEDVKPLALVIGGSPNMMSIRLKSDKMEQSIQEITNVWNKFSPNQKIQYTFLDEGFAMLYADVQRTQVIVSTFAGLAIFIACLGLFGLAAFVTQQRTKEIGIRKVLGASLPGIIKLLSADFIKLIFIAILIACPIGWWAMNTWLQDFNYRINIQVWTFILAGISSMLIAFGTIFYHALKIGRINPVNSLKDE, via the coding sequence ATGTTAAAAATCTACATAAAAACTGCTTGGAGAAGTTTAAAAAGTCAGCGCTTCTTCTCATTAATAAAAATAGGCGGATTTGCTTTTAGCATAGCAATCTGTATGCTTATTGTTTTGTACGTAAAGCATGAGTTGAGCTATGATAAATTTTACAAAGATTCCAACCTACTTTTCAGGGTAGTAGGCGTAATCAATAAAGACAATACTGTTCTAAAAGGATTATCGTTACCTGCTCCAGCGGGCGCTACTTTAAAAGAAGAATTTCCAGAAATTATTGCCTCCGGAAGATTATTAACAAACCCTCTTTTTGGTGCTGGAACCAATCAAGTCGCCACAACTGGGAATGCCGAACTATTTTCCGAAGAAGGTTTCTGTTTTGCGGATCAAGCGATCATGGATTTCTTCCCAACCAAAACAATATTTGGTTCATTAAGCCATGCGCTCGACAATCCAAAGACTATTGTAATCACCAAGCGGAAAGCAGCAAAACTATTTAAAGGAAATCCGATCGGAAAACGCATTTATTTAAATAATGAGAAATCAAATGAGTATTCCATTACAGCAGTCATTGACGATATTCCCACAAACTCCAATCTATATGGATTTGATTTCTTTATGACATTAAGTGGTCATGAACCTTATGAAGGTGAAAAATTAAATTGGCTCGCCTCCAACTATACGACCTATTTTAAAGTCAGAGAGGGCACCGATATTCAACAATTGGAAAAGAAAATCACAAAATCCTATATTCAGGATCATTATAAACCCGCTATGATTAAAGCAGGTATGACAGTTAATGAAGAGATTTGGAATACTGCAAGAATGACCTTACAGCCTTTGGAAAAGATTCATCTATATTCCAATGATGTCCAAACTCATAAAATTGAAAGTCAAAATCGTGGTGATATTCGATTGGTCTATATTTTTGGTGGAATAGCGACATTTATATTGATTATCGCAATGATCAATTTTATCAATCTGTCCACTGCCAATGCTGCTACACGTGCAAAAGAAGTTGGTGTCCGAAAGACAATTGGTTCCGGTCGAAAGGCCCTCATTATACAGTTCATGACGGAGTCTTTTTTATACAGTGGAATCTCGATCGCATTTGCCTTATTTTTCGCTGTGATTTTACTTCCCTTTTTCAATCAGATTGCCGGCAAATCCTTAGTTTTTCCTTGGACGACCTGGTATTTCATCCCCACCCTTTTCATCTTCGGTTTATTGATAGCTATTGTATCTGGAATTTATCCTGCGATGTATCTTTCTAAATTTAAGCCGATTGCTGTCTTAAAAGGAAACTTAAATTTAAAATCTAGCCGCAACTGGTTTCGAAATGGACTTGTTATCTTCCAGTTCGCAACATCTATCATCCTGATCATTGGCACCTTGGTCATCAACCAACAAATAAAATATATTTTAAATAGAGACCTAGGATTCAATAAAGAGCAAGTGCTCATATTAAGAGGAACGGGCACTTTGGATGGAAAGCAAAGGTTATTAAAAAACGAATTAAAGGAACTGTCCAGTGTGGCTTCTGTTTCTATAGGCGATTACCTACCAGTTACGATGGATGGCGTAAAACGTAACGGAAATTCATTTTGGAACGATGGTAGACAAAATCAAGACGTGGGTGTAGGCGGTCAGAACTGGATTGTTGATGATGATTATATCTCCACCTTCGGGATCAAAATCCTCGAAGGCCGTAATTTCAACATGAACATGCCAACAGATTCCGCGGCGATAATAGTCAATCAGAAGATGGTAAAAGAGTTGAACATCAAGAATCCAATTGGTGCAAAAATTCGAAATTATGCAACTTATACAATCATTGCTGTGGTCGAAGATTTTATCTTTGGAAACATGCGTAATGAAGATGTTAAACCGCTGGCATTGGTTATTGGTGGTAGTCCGAATATGATGTCCATTAGGCTTAAATCAGACAAAATGGAACAAAGTATTCAGGAAATTACGAACGTTTGGAATAAATTCTCTCCAAATCAAAAGATCCAATACACCTTCTTAGATGAAGGATTTGCCATGTTATATGCAGATGTACAACGGACTCAGGTTATTGTCTCAACTTTTGCAGGGTTAGCTATATTTATTGCCTGTTTGGGCTTATTTGGACTTGCCGCATTTGTGACCCAGCAACGGACAAAAGAGATCGGCATCCGGAAGGTGCTTGGCGCTAGTTTGCCAGGAATTATAAAATTGCTATCCGCTGATTTTATAAAACTTATTTTCATCGCCATTCTAATCGCCTGCCCTATTGGCTGGTGGGCAATGAACACTTGGCTACAGGACTTCAACTACAGAATCAATATCCAGGTTTGGACATTTATACTTGCGGGAATCTCAAGCATGTTAATAGCATTTGGAACCATCTTTTACCATGCGCTAAAAATAGGACGAATAAATCCGGTCAATAGCTTAAAAGACGAATAA
- a CDS encoding VOC family protein: protein MKQVFINLAVADVNKSMDFYTQLGFEVNLQFCDDDAKCMVWSEHIFVMIMTHDKFKSFTNKPIADTKNHIAGLFALSVESLDRVNEIVDKGLAAGGIEPMPMMDHGFMQLRKVEDYDGHTWEIFYMDMSKFPGA from the coding sequence ATGAAACAGGTATTTATTAATCTCGCCGTGGCAGATGTAAACAAATCAATGGATTTTTATACTCAATTAGGTTTTGAAGTAAATCTACAATTTTGTGATGATGATGCTAAATGTATGGTTTGGAGTGAGCATATTTTTGTCATGATCATGACCCATGATAAATTTAAATCCTTTACGAATAAGCCGATAGCCGATACAAAAAATCATATCGCTGGGCTGTTTGCTCTCTCCGTGGAGAGTCTGGATCGGGTAAATGAAATTGTTGATAAAGGACTGGCGGCAGGAGGAATAGAGCCAATGCCAATGATGGATCATGGTTTTATGCAGTTAAGAAAGGTGGAAGACTATGATGGCCACACTTGGGAGATATTTTATATGGATATGAGTAAATTTCCAGGCGCTTAA
- a CDS encoding histidine kinase has protein sequence MRYLLQCIFFLLLILHIVACDKRPTFSSRDHDAVLAQIKELEDKRLTPTNGDSLKRAWRQLGENPDVKNDTVFFAKVKYNTARLYAMLQQDSAGFFVEQALELIEPTTGNLKYKALIYNGIGNIRSAEAKEREAGYYYNKAAAIVLSDSTAGLSAEAKSAILLSAAQNNLSSFQYNLAEKMNRAALHLSDSLPKEHINRQRVFVQMIYTLNSLQRPAKEIAPYLHKLEQLHRLFPDKYNISFLYDSKIQYFETTQQQDSLLHYQLLKIEIDERLSNIKESSVLMNNLFVNYCNVAAIYVLFKKPVQAAQYIVKAKQLRTQFSKLIFPHNEILFQKSLAELYRLQGKKEEAIAVLNNIVQLQRNVYHSENTQAIAEMNALYQLQAKDQSIRTLNESIKINKLQLQQNRLWLVISSLGLILLIIILFFLYYSFRQRRLSQEKEKVLLQQQLLRTQMEPHFIFNTLAAVQSFVRLDKKESAIKYLNRFSRLLRSNLELSRENLVPLNEEIETLENYLTLQQMRFEDAFTYHITQPDEQDLSAIMLPPMLIQPYVENALLHGIDLETCKGNIDIHFQLDGDILSVDILDSGKSEPNIQETPHRSLSGTISHERLQLLGRKASIKITKNPEGGTLVKLQIPVTS, from the coding sequence ATGAGATATCTGTTACAATGTATTTTCTTTTTGCTACTTATTTTACATATTGTAGCTTGCGACAAAAGACCGACTTTTTCTTCCCGAGACCATGATGCTGTTTTAGCACAGATAAAGGAGCTCGAAGACAAAAGGTTGACACCCACGAACGGCGACTCACTCAAAAGAGCCTGGCGACAGCTTGGCGAAAATCCTGATGTAAAAAATGACACCGTATTCTTTGCAAAAGTTAAATACAATACCGCTAGGCTATATGCCATGCTTCAGCAAGATTCCGCAGGCTTTTTTGTAGAGCAGGCACTTGAATTGATCGAACCTACCACCGGTAATCTAAAGTATAAAGCACTTATCTATAATGGTATTGGCAATATCCGCAGTGCCGAAGCAAAAGAACGCGAAGCCGGCTATTACTACAACAAAGCAGCTGCGATCGTTCTCTCGGACAGCACCGCAGGACTTTCTGCAGAAGCGAAATCGGCTATATTGCTCTCTGCGGCACAAAATAACCTAAGTTCGTTTCAATACAATCTCGCTGAAAAAATGAATCGGGCGGCCCTCCATCTCTCAGATTCGCTTCCAAAGGAGCATATCAATCGTCAGCGTGTATTCGTGCAGATGATTTATACACTAAATTCGTTGCAGAGGCCTGCCAAAGAAATAGCGCCATACCTCCACAAACTAGAGCAACTCCACCGACTATTTCCCGATAAGTATAATATCAGTTTTTTATACGATTCGAAAATACAGTACTTTGAAACAACACAGCAGCAAGATTCCTTGCTACATTATCAACTACTGAAAATAGAAATTGATGAGCGACTGAGCAATATCAAAGAGTCTTCTGTCTTGATGAATAATCTGTTTGTAAACTACTGTAATGTTGCAGCGATTTATGTGCTATTTAAGAAGCCCGTGCAAGCAGCTCAATATATTGTAAAAGCCAAACAGCTTAGAACACAATTCTCCAAATTGATCTTTCCGCATAATGAAATACTCTTTCAAAAAAGCTTAGCCGAGCTGTACCGTTTACAGGGCAAAAAGGAAGAAGCAATAGCCGTCCTCAATAATATTGTTCAATTACAGAGAAATGTCTATCATTCGGAAAACACACAAGCTATTGCCGAAATGAATGCATTGTACCAACTACAGGCCAAAGATCAATCCATTCGCACATTGAATGAAAGCATTAAGATCAATAAACTACAGTTACAACAAAATCGCCTGTGGCTGGTAATATCCTCTTTGGGCCTTATCTTATTGATTATTATATTATTCTTTCTATACTATAGTTTCCGTCAGCGACGCCTAAGCCAGGAGAAAGAAAAAGTCCTACTACAACAGCAATTACTGCGCACACAGATGGAACCACATTTTATTTTCAACACCTTAGCAGCAGTACAGAGTTTTGTGCGATTAGATAAGAAAGAAAGCGCCATCAAATATCTCAATCGCTTTAGTCGTTTGTTGCGGAGCAATCTGGAGTTAAGTCGAGAGAATCTAGTGCCTTTAAATGAGGAGATCGAAACACTGGAAAACTATCTGACCTTACAGCAAATGCGTTTTGAAGATGCTTTTACCTATCACATTACTCAGCCAGACGAGCAGGATCTTAGTGCCATCATGTTGCCTCCCATGTTGATACAGCCTTATGTCGAAAATGCCCTACTACATGGTATTGACCTCGAAACCTGTAAAGGCAATATCGACATTCATTTTCAATTGGATGGAGATATTTTATCTGTAGACATCCTTGACAGTGGCAAGTCTGAACCAAATATCCAAGAAACTCCACATCGCTCGCTCTCCGGAACAATCAGTCATGAACGGTTGCAACTCCTTGGCAGGAAAGCAAGCATAAAAATCACGAAAAATCCTGAAGGCGGGACACTGGTCAAATTACAAATACCTGTTACATCCTGA
- a CDS encoding outer membrane beta-barrel protein, whose product MKHFSIAILFVSILCLPSLYAQHQGGKNTIYEIKGKVVDASNALPIEHATVSLISAGKVLQTVTTDLGGAFKFGKQQTGSPSILVTYVGYESHLSKSITTSNVLEIRLVSQLKSLEEIVVKGKRKPIRYKSDKLIYDAGSDISNKAGSAVDLLRKVPLLTVGSNGELRMRGNTNIKVLLNGIPSGIMAKNLKDALKMIPASSIKSVEVITSPSAKYEAEGAAGIINIITKKSVRGTHGSLDFSLGNLDQSGSGSWSTTTEKFDFNFNATMNAERERNRSTLQRTSLSNRVSVGELLQHNDETEKDRGASASLGFVYRPDSSQKIGADLSYWYGSWPARSSLYNLYQDGETYAEYNQFSQQRNSVKYYELSLNYLKRFRRKAQELQILGLAARSNDRSEYITSQKEMSEASSFKEKGPNKGDSWDFDFQVDYTQPIDATGKNVIETGMKLKRSNSGSLYIVFNNEHAPGSEELVEIPSRSDKMDYYSTILAGYMSLKIETDDQWTIRPGIRFETTVLGADFRSSTPSFKSKFGDWVPTMLVAKKLNDHHELKFAYTERIRRPWIWDLNPYVNASDPRNLLSGNPLLRPERIRVVELGHNYNAASGFNLNSSVYYSTNNNSIEQLTVVDSLGISRTTPSNIATNKRLGTQVNLSMELQPNWMLNGGLELYYVWFRSAALQVRNSNGFYAANLSSSYGLSKGYSLQISGDYNNGYVTLQGRNTAEWSYRFAAQKELWNDRASIVLTVSNPFQRVMTQRSMAVAPSFRSTTSNNYYHRSVSLSFSWKFGASRQKEGKEEKNPLEMEHIPHRRK is encoded by the coding sequence TTGAAGCATTTTTCAATTGCTATTCTTTTTGTGTCTATCCTATGTTTACCTTCTTTATATGCTCAGCATCAAGGTGGGAAAAATACCATTTATGAAATTAAGGGAAAAGTTGTCGATGCTAGCAATGCACTTCCGATCGAACATGCAACAGTATCTCTGATTTCTGCGGGAAAAGTTTTACAGACAGTCACTACCGATTTGGGAGGCGCATTTAAGTTCGGTAAGCAGCAGACTGGGAGTCCAAGTATTTTGGTTACTTATGTGGGATATGAAAGTCATCTGTCTAAGTCGATAACTACATCAAATGTATTAGAGATCAGACTTGTCAGTCAGCTTAAATCGTTGGAAGAAATTGTTGTGAAAGGGAAGCGAAAGCCGATACGCTATAAAAGTGATAAATTGATCTATGATGCGGGTTCTGATATCAGTAATAAAGCTGGTTCGGCTGTAGACCTATTGCGGAAAGTTCCTCTGTTAACAGTAGGAAGTAATGGGGAATTGCGGATGCGTGGGAATACGAATATTAAAGTTCTGCTTAATGGTATTCCCTCTGGAATAATGGCTAAGAATTTGAAAGATGCCTTAAAAATGATTCCTGCAAGTTCTATTAAATCTGTTGAGGTGATCACCTCGCCATCTGCAAAATATGAAGCAGAAGGAGCTGCAGGTATCATTAATATTATCACAAAAAAATCTGTCCGGGGAACGCATGGAAGTTTGGATTTCAGTTTAGGTAACTTGGATCAATCTGGAAGTGGCTCCTGGTCTACGACTACTGAAAAATTTGATTTCAATTTTAATGCAACGATGAATGCTGAACGAGAACGAAACAGGTCAACCCTGCAAAGAACCTCCTTATCCAATAGGGTATCGGTCGGAGAGCTTTTACAACACAATGATGAAACTGAAAAGGATAGGGGAGCGTCTGCAAGTCTAGGATTTGTGTACCGCCCGGACAGCTCGCAAAAAATCGGAGCAGACTTGTCCTATTGGTATGGCAGTTGGCCTGCGCGTAGTTCACTTTACAACTTATATCAGGATGGAGAAACCTATGCTGAATATAATCAGTTTAGTCAGCAGCGGAATTCGGTAAAATACTATGAACTTTCGCTGAATTATCTCAAAAGGTTTAGACGTAAAGCACAGGAGTTGCAGATCCTTGGGCTGGCTGCCCGATCAAACGATAGATCGGAGTACATAACCAGTCAAAAAGAAATGTCCGAAGCGAGCTCTTTTAAGGAGAAAGGACCGAACAAAGGTGATTCTTGGGACTTTGATTTTCAGGTGGACTATACGCAGCCTATAGATGCGACCGGGAAAAACGTCATTGAAACGGGAATGAAATTGAAGCGAAGTAATTCCGGTAGTCTTTACATTGTTTTCAATAATGAACATGCTCCGGGAAGTGAAGAGTTGGTAGAAATCCCATCTCGGTCGGATAAAATGGATTACTACAGTACGATATTGGCGGGCTACATGAGTTTAAAAATCGAAACCGATGATCAGTGGACAATTAGACCCGGGATTCGTTTTGAGACAACAGTATTGGGGGCTGATTTCAGGAGTTCCACACCTTCATTTAAATCTAAATTCGGCGACTGGGTGCCTACCATGTTAGTCGCTAAAAAGTTAAATGACCATCATGAACTCAAATTCGCCTATACAGAGCGGATACGTAGACCGTGGATATGGGATCTCAATCCTTATGTCAACGCCAGTGACCCACGAAATCTGCTGTCGGGAAATCCGCTATTGCGACCTGAACGGATTCGGGTAGTAGAATTAGGACACAATTATAATGCAGCATCTGGTTTTAATCTGAATAGTAGTGTCTATTATAGTACTAACAATAATTCGATAGAGCAGCTTACTGTCGTCGACAGTCTCGGAATTTCACGTACTACACCCAGTAATATTGCGACAAATAAACGCTTGGGTACACAGGTCAATCTATCCATGGAACTGCAACCGAATTGGATGCTCAATGGTGGACTGGAACTCTATTACGTCTGGTTTAGGAGTGCAGCATTACAGGTAAGAAATAGTAATGGATTTTATGCTGCTAATCTCAGTAGTTCATATGGTCTATCTAAAGGTTACAGTCTTCAGATTTCAGGAGACTATAACAACGGTTATGTGACTTTGCAGGGACGAAATACGGCCGAATGGTCTTATCGATTTGCTGCTCAAAAGGAGCTTTGGAATGATAGAGCCAGTATTGTATTGACAGTAAGTAATCCATTTCAGCGAGTTATGACACAAAGGAGTATGGCGGTAGCACCTTCATTCAGAAGTACAACGTCCAACAATTATTACCACAGATCGGTAAGTCTCTCATTTAGTTGGAAATTTGGTGCCAGTAGACAAAAAGAAGGAAAAGAGGAAAAGAATCCACTGGAAATGGAACATATCCCACATCGACGTAAATAA
- a CDS encoding DUF1062 domain-containing protein — MQQEYIWAVSPNNTPLLKKSCSHCDSKQFYCSEKFRINAQKKNVDVWLIYRCVKCDSTYNLTIFSRTRPTTIDSILFNKFQNNDTELAWKYAFSEEMRRKNNVDADLATVTYALQYDQISSDELLSLNEMILTFEVDYPFDFQLRLSSLIRTCLNLSSRQLDQLIMQEAITVTRKYLQKKHKIKDKDRIEIDCKKLKSVLCKKP, encoded by the coding sequence ATGCAACAGGAATATATATGGGCTGTCAGTCCAAACAATACACCACTATTAAAGAAATCATGCAGCCACTGCGATAGTAAACAATTTTATTGCAGTGAAAAATTCAGAATAAATGCACAGAAAAAAAACGTTGACGTATGGTTGATTTATCGATGTGTTAAATGCGATAGCACATACAATTTGACCATATTTTCACGTACTAGACCGACTACAATAGACAGTATATTGTTCAACAAATTTCAAAATAACGATACAGAACTGGCTTGGAAATATGCATTTTCCGAAGAAATGAGAAGAAAAAACAATGTTGATGCCGATTTAGCTACAGTAACCTATGCTTTACAATATGACCAGATTTCAAGCGATGAATTGCTGTCTTTGAATGAAATGATCTTAACATTCGAGGTTGACTATCCCTTTGACTTTCAACTTAGGTTATCATCCCTCATTCGTACCTGTCTCAACCTTTCCTCAAGGCAGCTCGATCAACTAATCATGCAAGAAGCAATTACGGTAACTCGAAAATACTTACAGAAAAAGCATAAGATAAAAGACAAAGATCGCATTGAAATTGATTGTAAAAAACTTAAAAGTGTACTATGTAAAAAGCCCTAA
- a CDS encoding DUF6882 domain-containing protein, with amino-acid sequence MGFLNKLFGKGTKIGQGTEAEQGAKIEQGAKVEQVTSTKGPENSLACCTEQELIERFGGIAFDKQYDFATVISNNNWNIDMTKEEISFGPNLDFPIQVLGTFSHSSETWLWAWANTKSGLSENITQQALQLKKYGEDQGIDLFSNNSFDFSKDELHRIGLIASGMFDASAYYIADYGQGAMLVTIKSNVLDRQYQDDHLRILSVFPQLISQFEMNHKIALQWYLEKKGYKISEQGAQFIATKGGDTITAEFDELSRLTNLNG; translated from the coding sequence ATGGGATTTTTAAACAAACTTTTTGGAAAGGGTACTAAAATAGGACAGGGTACCGAAGCAGAACAAGGAGCTAAGATAGAGCAAGGTGCTAAAGTAGAACAGGTTACGTCTACAAAGGGGCCAGAAAATAGCTTAGCCTGTTGCACAGAACAGGAATTGATTGAAAGATTTGGTGGAATTGCTTTTGATAAACAGTATGATTTTGCAACGGTCATCAGTAATAATAATTGGAATATTGATATGACCAAAGAGGAGATTAGTTTTGGGCCAAACCTTGATTTTCCGATTCAGGTCTTAGGGACTTTTTCGCATTCGTCCGAAACTTGGCTTTGGGCATGGGCAAATACCAAATCTGGTCTTTCTGAAAATATTACGCAGCAGGCTCTTCAACTAAAAAAATATGGTGAAGATCAAGGGATTGATCTTTTCAGCAACAATAGCTTTGATTTTTCCAAAGATGAGTTGCACCGCATTGGTTTGATCGCCTCCGGAATGTTTGACGCGAGCGCTTATTATATTGCTGATTATGGACAGGGGGCAATGCTGGTGACGATCAAAAGTAATGTTTTAGACCGTCAATATCAAGATGATCATCTTCGGATACTGTCTGTCTTTCCACAGTTAATTTCCCAATTTGAAATGAACCATAAGATTGCTTTGCAGTGGTATTTGGAAAAAAAAGGTTATAAAATATCGGAACAAGGAGCCCAGTTCATAGCAACAAAAGGAGGGGACACGATCACCGCAGAGTTTGATGAGCTGTCGCGTCTTACGAATCTCAATGGATAG
- a CDS encoding LytTR family DNA-binding domain-containing protein, with protein MITVAIIEDEPAVRKEISYLIQEETDTELIGWSDSVRTAVKLIEEKKPDVILMDIQLKDGTAFDLLKKLNVIPQNVIFITAYNHFAIKAIKYGALDYLLKPVDQTELKEALERYRRRSDNNPQWMQQLNMAQNAMHHGDLPESIALTSIHNVRIVAVHDIVYCKGDGPYTFFFLSDGSKELISKPLKYYEELLPAPYFLRTHQSYLVNRKYITGVNRSEYIVLKNKEEIPISSRRKNIILTQLFPEK; from the coding sequence ATGATAACAGTAGCGATAATAGAAGATGAACCCGCTGTCCGTAAGGAAATCAGTTACCTCATACAAGAGGAAACCGACACAGAACTAATTGGTTGGAGCGACAGTGTCAGAACTGCTGTAAAACTAATTGAAGAAAAGAAACCGGATGTGATCCTAATGGACATTCAACTTAAGGATGGTACAGCGTTCGATCTGCTAAAAAAACTCAATGTTATCCCACAAAACGTCATATTCATCACAGCGTATAATCATTTTGCCATCAAAGCGATCAAATATGGTGCTTTAGACTACTTGTTAAAACCTGTTGATCAAACCGAATTAAAAGAAGCATTAGAACGCTACCGTCGTCGCAGCGATAATAATCCGCAATGGATGCAGCAGTTAAACATGGCACAGAATGCAATGCACCATGGCGATTTACCAGAAAGTATTGCCCTGACATCCATTCATAATGTACGTATTGTTGCTGTTCACGACATTGTATACTGTAAAGGTGATGGTCCATATACTTTTTTCTTTCTGAGTGATGGTTCCAAGGAGCTCATATCCAAACCGTTGAAATATTATGAGGAATTGTTACCCGCTCCATATTTCCTACGCACCCATCAGTCCTACCTGGTAAACCGTAAGTACATAACCGGTGTTAACCGTTCTGAGTATATTGTATTGAAAAACAAAGAAGAAATACCTATTTCATCGCGAAGGAAAAACATAATTTTAACCCAGCTTTTCCCAGAGAAATGA
- a CDS encoding preprotein translocase subunit SecD has translation MAQEVNHYIATGKDRSKTISGQYGDLSGICLFEDGKFMLYGYATMVFGSYVFEKDYLLFYPDQLPQFQLYANHNPTLGDTVSVNFRGFEEGKTFVQFGDDNVQPVFNDGANCFDFPYLYEQSLPMSQLKFVVQKEDFDAGPAYQTFHYQNDQHLNDFIAIYNKPQRARTNFAAYLYLTEDKKLAISLSNYGGRKGFLRENQVDPTQKRWFEILAMKKEYENAGSIELTAIFSNAEYNISYPDLEEYNFDKATNQYISKSTKDNDQESDPHDRYLRQYTKQPLVPKPDKFDTKAVAAVSLFFTSCSQPDESYNHIKRRKD, from the coding sequence ATGGCACAAGAAGTCAATCATTATATCGCAACCGGTAAAGACAGATCCAAAACGATCAGCGGACAATATGGTGATCTCAGTGGCATCTGTCTCTTTGAAGATGGCAAATTCATGTTATATGGCTATGCTACCATGGTTTTTGGATCCTATGTCTTTGAAAAGGATTATCTCCTTTTCTATCCAGACCAGTTACCGCAATTTCAATTATATGCAAACCATAACCCCACTTTAGGAGATACCGTATCTGTCAATTTTAGAGGCTTCGAAGAGGGAAAGACTTTTGTACAGTTTGGAGATGACAATGTGCAACCAGTTTTCAACGATGGGGCCAATTGCTTCGATTTCCCGTATCTCTATGAGCAATCACTCCCGATGTCACAGTTGAAATTCGTTGTACAAAAAGAAGATTTTGATGCAGGTCCTGCATACCAGACATTCCACTATCAAAATGACCAACACCTCAATGACTTCATCGCAATCTATAATAAACCACAGCGAGCGCGGACGAATTTCGCTGCCTACCTGTATCTAACTGAAGATAAAAAGCTTGCCATAAGTCTTTCTAATTATGGCGGCAGGAAGGGTTTTTTAAGAGAAAACCAAGTAGACCCAACGCAAAAGCGCTGGTTTGAAATATTAGCAATGAAAAAAGAATACGAAAATGCGGGAAGCATTGAGTTGACCGCAATATTTTCCAATGCAGAGTATAACATTTCCTATCCCGACCTAGAGGAATATAATTTCGATAAAGCAACAAATCAATACATCAGCAAGTCCACGAAGGATAATGACCAGGAGAGTGATCCGCATGATCGCTATCTGCGTCAATATACCAAACAGCCATTAGTACCCAAGCCAGATAAGTTTGATACCAAAGCTGTCGCTGCCGTAAGTTTATTTTTTACCAGCTGTAGCCAACCTGACGAATCATACAATCACATAAAAAGAAGAAAAGACTAA